The following nucleotide sequence is from Pseudomonas sp. S09G 359.
TCAACGTCACCGCCGATGGCGCGGTGTACTACGAGCGCGTGCTACGGCTGCTGGCGGATATGGACGACGCCGAAACCAGCCTGTCCGGCGCCTCGACGCAACCCAGGGGCCGCTTGCGCGTAGACGTGCCAAGCCCACTGGCCAGCATGATCCTGGTGCCCGCCCTGCCGGATTTTTACGCGCGCTACCCGGACATCCAGATCGATATGGGGGTGAGCGACCGCATCGTCGATATGATCGATGAGAACGTCGACTGCGTGGTGCGTGGCGGCGAGCTGACGGACCAGTCGCTGATGGCCCGCCGCGTGGGCGACCTGCAACTGGGTGTGTTCGCCGCGCCGAGCTACCTGGCCCGCGTCGGCCAACCCGTGCACCCACGGGAGCTGGAAGACTCGCACCAGCGCATCGTCGGCTTCCTGTGGGCACGTACCGGCAAGGCGCTGCCCTACGCCATGCGCAACGGCGCGGAAAGCCTCCAGATCAAAGGCCGCTATGCGTTGGCAGTGGACGATGGCAATGCCTACCTCGCCGCCGGCCTGGCGGGGCTAGGCGTGCTGTGGCTGCCCACCTACATGTCCGAAGCCTACCAGGCCCGTGGGGAATTG
It contains:
- a CDS encoding LysR family transcriptional regulator; amino-acid sequence: MDRFDAMQAFARVVEAGSFTKAAETLHMSKTTVTQLVQQLEARLRVKLLNRTTRKVNVTADGAVYYERVLRLLADMDDAETSLSGASTQPRGRLRVDVPSPLASMILVPALPDFYARYPDIQIDMGVSDRIVDMIDENVDCVVRGGELTDQSLMARRVGDLQLGVFAAPSYLARVGQPVHPRELEDSHQRIVGFLWARTGKALPYAMRNGAESLQIKGRYALAVDDGNAYLAAGLAGLGVLWLPTYMSEAYQARGELVPLFEGWRMDPMPLYVAFPPNRHISTKLRVFIDWVAQLMARQGCNIAP